Genomic segment of Saccopteryx bilineata isolate mSacBil1 chromosome 9, mSacBil1_pri_phased_curated, whole genome shotgun sequence:
ATATGGTTTCTCTCCAGAATGAATTTTTTCATGTGCAATAAGATTTGATTTTtggctaaaggctttgccacattccttACATATATAaggtttttctccagtgtgaattctctgGTGTCTAACAAGATTTGACATCTGAATAAATGCTTTCCCACATTCGTTACATTCATAAGGTTTCTCTCTAGTATGAATCTTCTGGTGTGTAATGAAGTTTTTCTTGTGGCTGAAAGCTTTTCTacattccttacattcatagggtttctcaccAGTGTGACTTCTCACATGTACAGTAAGAGCTGAACTTTGAGAGAAAGATtttccacattccttacattcatagggtttctcaccTGTATGAATTCTCACATGTATAATAAGCATTGAAAACTGAGAGAAAGCTTTTCCACATTTATCACATTTATAAGGTTTTTCTCCTGTATGACTTCTCATATGAAGAGCAAGGGATGCAATTCGAGGGAAGGCTTTACCACATTCATTACAAGCATAAGGTTTATCCCCAGTATGAACTTTCTGGTGTGTGATGAGGCTTTGCTTCTGGCTGAATCTTTTTCTACACTCATCACATTCATAAGGTTTCTTGCCAGTATGAATTGTTTCATGATCAATGAGATTTGATTTCTGGCTAAAGGACTTCCCACATTCTTTACATGCATgaggtttctctccagtatgaattttttGATGTCTAATGAGATTTGACACTTTAATGAAAAttttcccacattcattacattCATAAGATTGTTCCCTACTGtgaattttataatgttttaggAGTTTTTCCTTATGGCTGAAGGTTTCTCTACATTTTTCACATTCATAGGGtttttctccagtatgaatttgCAGGTGTCTGATGAGATCCAAGGTTTGATTAAATCCTTTTCCACAATGGTTACACTTCAAGGGGGTTACTACAAGATGTGATAAGCTATTGCTAGATGATTTTAAAGGTTCATTATATTCATAGTATTCCTTTTTTATAAGGATTCTCTCATTATTATGACAGTCAAAAGTATGTTCTAAACACTCTCCAAATAAGTTATAGTCATTGAGGTTATAGCTAGAAGGAAAAAAGTCTGAGTTGGAAGAAAATGCATAAGAAATTTTCTTATGATATTCACTGACGCTTTCTCCATTCAATGTTTTTACAAACTTATCTTCAAGTGCCAAAAGTCTCTCCTGTATATTCTGCTGGTCATCAATTCTCCGTATTTCTCCTAAAACAGAttgcaaataaatattacttGTAAATTGTCCtaatattaagatttttaaaaatatgccattATATGATTGATCCTTGGCTAAAGGCCTTGCGGCCTACCAGTAAGCAAATTCCAGTTACATATACCTCCTACTTCCTAAACTTTAGAGAATTTAAGGTAAATTGGAGTACAGGCAGACATATATTAATACAAATAGCCCTGGTAGATTTTAAATAGGATCTGAAAAAAATGGATCAACTGTTgggtaaataaaagagaataaaaacttatgaataaagatgaaataatgataaagaacaaagacaaagtcTTTTATGGTTTAATAACCATAAAACTATTTTGCAGGACTTTATTGAAACACATTCTTAAAAACTGTTTgacattaatttttgaaaaatgaaaaagaccaaAATAACTGTAAGATATAGAAAACTTATTAAACCAATTTCTACAAAGTAAACaggaaaacatgaaaacaaatgccctaaaaagaaaaaaatataaaaaagacccAGAGAGACTCACATGGAATTTTAAGAAACATTCATGCTgtgtaaaatgttataaaaaaaaaaaggaatttccat
This window contains:
- the ZNF569 gene encoding zinc finger protein 569 translates to MDDFRLSRSVFLQGTVTFKDVAIDFTQEEWQQLDPAQRNLYRNVMLENYTNLITVGCPFTKPDVIFKLEQEKEPWVAEEEVLRRHCPGEIRRIDDQQNIQERLLALEDKFVKTLNGESVSEYHKKISYAFSSNSDFFPSSYNLNDYNLFGECLEHTFDCHNNERILIKKEYYEYNEPLKSSSNSLSHLVVTPLKCNHCGKGFNQTLDLIRHLQIHTGEKPYECEKCRETFSHKEKLLKHYKIHSREQSYECNECGKIFIKVSNLIRHQKIHTGEKPHACKECGKSFSQKSNLIDHETIHTGKKPYECDECRKRFSQKQSLITHQKVHTGDKPYACNECGKAFPRIASLALHMRSHTGEKPYKCDKCGKAFSQFSMLIIHVRIHTGEKPYECKECGKSFSQSSALTVHVRSHTGEKPYECKECRKAFSHKKNFITHQKIHTREKPYECNECGKAFIQMSNLVRHQRIHTGEKPYICKECGKAFSQKSNLIAHEKIHSGEKPYKCNECGKAFSQKQNFITHQKVHTGEKPYDCNKCGKAFSQIASLTLHLRSHTGEKPYECDKCGKSFSQCSLLNLHMRSHTGEKPYVCNECGKAFSQRTSLIVHMRGHTGEKPYECNKCGKAFSQSSSLTIHIRGHTGEKPFDCSKCGKAFSQISSLTLHMRKHTGEKPYHCNECSKSFSQKSHLVRHQRIHTH